The Brevibacillus brevis genome contains a region encoding:
- a CDS encoding short-chain dehydrogenase, with product MTQEALVIGASGMLTEVSRWLARQGYQVTVLGRDPVKLRSVRDGSTHPKSIHVLPQDYHQTDGLRQAMAELIEKRGPMDVVVAWIHSTAPHALPVIVEELSRPEKRWQLLHVCGSSAWRNPPIEPTSEVCKYRRVILGFTCAGAHSRWLTNDEIAAGVIDALQKTERQMIVGQVEPWEKRPAY from the coding sequence ATGACCCAAGAAGCATTGGTGATCGGTGCGAGTGGCATGCTTACAGAGGTCTCCCGATGGCTGGCTCGCCAAGGTTATCAAGTAACCGTGCTTGGCCGTGATCCAGTCAAATTAAGAAGTGTCAGAGACGGTTCAACTCATCCAAAGTCGATTCATGTGTTGCCTCAAGACTATCACCAGACAGACGGCTTACGTCAAGCTATGGCCGAGCTCATAGAGAAAAGAGGGCCGATGGATGTGGTTGTCGCGTGGATTCATTCAACTGCACCGCATGCACTGCCTGTGATCGTGGAAGAACTGTCGCGTCCTGAGAAGCGCTGGCAATTGCTGCATGTGTGTGGGAGCAGTGCTTGGAGAAATCCACCGATAGAACCTACATCAGAAGTTTGTAAATATCGACGGGTCATCCTCGGGTTTACATGTGCAGGTGCGCATTCACGCTGGCTAACGAATGATGAGATTGCGGCTGGGGTGATTGACGCTCTGCAAAAAACTGAACGGCAAATGATCGTCGGTCAAGTTGAGCCGTGGGAAAAACGCCCGGCGTATTAA